TCATATAAAATATCTCGTCTCTTTTGTAATTCGCCTGATTCATAAAGTTTTATGTAAGAAGGAACATATGCCATTACAGTGCAATACCTCCATCAACTCGTATAACCTGTCCTGTAATATATGATGAATCATCTGATGCAAGGAATAAAACGACTTTTGCGACTTCTTCTGCGCTTCCCATTCTTTTTAATAATATTCTTTCAAGAGCAGCTTTTTTAAAGTCTTCATTTAATTCTTTAGTCATATCTGTTTCGATAAATCCTGGAGCCACAGCATTTACTCTAATTTGTTCTCCTTTCATTGTCAATTCTTTTGCCCATGTTTTTGTCATTCCAATAACTCCTGCTTTACTTGCAGAATAATTGGTTTGTCCAATATTACCTTCAAGCCCAACAACACTGGAAATATTTATTATAGATCCTTCTTTTTGTTTTCTCATAACTTTTGCAACCGCTTTGGTAACAAGAAATACACCTTTTAAGTTTACATTGATAACAAAATCAAAATCTTCTTCCTTCATTAATAATAACAACATATCTTTAGTTACACCTGCATTATTGACAAGAACATCAATTCTTTTAAATTCTTTAGCAATTGTCTTAACTGTATTATTAATTTCATCACTATTTGAAACATCGACTTTGTATCCGATGAACTTTCCAGGCCCTTTTTCATTTAATTCTTCTTCTACTTTTTTCAAAGCATCCAGGTTTCTTGCAAACCCCAAAACGGTAGCTCCTTCGCTTACAAAAACTTCACTTATTTTTTTGCCAATACCTCTGTTTGCACCAGTTACTACACATATTTTATTTTCTAATTTCATTCTTTTTCCTCCTTTGAACTTTTTAATAAAAATCAAATCACATTATATTATAGCATATTTTTTGTAATACAATCTATTGTATGATATAATTTACATATGAAAGGGAGTGGATAAATGGAACAGGAATTCAGGGAATATATTACTGAAATAGAGAATATTCTTGAAAAAAAACTACCTGATGAATCAATCGAAATATTGAGGAAAGCATATTATCTTGCTAAGGAAGCTCATAATGGTCAGATGAGAGCTTCTGGGGAGCCTTTTTTCGAACATCCTAAAGCTGTATCTAAAATTCTTGCTGAATTGAAGATGGATGTTGAAAGTATAGCTTCTGCCTTATTGCATGATGTTGTTGAAGATTGTGATGTTCCTATTGAAAAGATTACCAATGAATTTGGACCGGAAATAAGTAGAATAGTTGATGGAGTTACCAAAATTAGTAATTTAAAATTAAATGAAAAATTAAATAAAGTAGATATGAAATCGCTTGAGAAAATAGAGACTATCAGGAAAATGTTGTTAGCAATGTCAAATGATATAAGGGTTATTATTGTTAAATTAGCAGATAGACTACATAATATGAGAACTTTACAGTATGTTCCATATAAAAAACAGGTGATAAAGTCTCAAGAAACATTAAAAATTTATGCCCCGATTGCCCATAGACTTGGTATTCATAAAATAAAAGCAGAATTAGAGGATTTATCTTTTAAATATCTGTATCCAGAAGCCTATGAAGATTTAAAAAGAAAGTTGGAAGAACGTGTATCAAATGTTCATGACAGGATGGAAGAATATAAAACAACAATAAAAGAACAATTAGAAAAACACAATATAAAAGCTACGTTGCAAGGAAGAACAAAACATCTATATAGTATATGGGAAAAAATGCTAAGAAAAAACAAAAGTTTTGAAGATATTTATGATTTTATTGCTTTAAGAATTATAACGGAGTCTCCTACAGCATGTTATGCAGCTTTAGGTGTTGTTCATTCTGTTTGGAGACCTGTGCCCGGAAGAATAAAAGATTATATAGCCGTTCCAAAATCAAATGGTTATAGGTCAATTCACACTACTGTTATTACAAATAAAGGTGAAACGCTTGAAATTCAAATTAGAGATTGGGAAATGCATGAAGAAAGTGAATATGGTCTTGCAGCACATTGGGCATACAAACAGGGTGTAGACGCTAAAAAAATGTATTTCGTAAAAAGATTAATGGATTTACATAAAGAAATAGCCCAATCTGCATTTAATATGAGTGAAATAGAAGAGGAACTTCAGGCGCATGAAGTTTTTGTATTTACACCAAAAGGTGAGATTTTGCATTTGCCATATGGCGCAACTCCAATTGATTTTGCATACGCCATTCATACTAACGTTGGAAATCATTTTGCCGGTGCAAAGGTTAATGGAAGAATAGTTCCTATAAGTTATGAGCTTCAAAATGGAGATATTGTAGAAATAATAGTTAACAGAAACTCTTCTGGTCCAAGTATAGATTGGTTGAAATATGCAAAATCTTCAAGAACAAAGCATAAAATAAAAAGATATTACAGATTAAAAAATGAAAAGAATCTTGAAGAAAAAGGAAGAGACAAGATTCGTGAAATTGCTAAAGACCTTGATATGTCCATAGATAATCTAATTCACGAAATAAGAAATAATGAGATTTTTTGTGAAAAACACAAGATAAAAAATGAAGAAGAATTATATATTCGTCTTGGTTTTGGAGATTTAAACCCAAGGGAGATATACAAATTATTTGAGAAGAAAGAAGAACCAAGAATAGAAGAAAAGAAAGAAGAAGTACATCACATTACCTATAAGCGAAAAGGAGTAGGAGTTATAGTAGATGGTCAGGAAGGTATAGATGTTTATTTTGCAAAATGTTGTAATCCTGTTCTTGGTGATGACATTATAGGTATTGTTAGTAGAAGAGGTATAGGTATTCATAGAAGAAATTGTATGAATATACGTGAAGTTCCACCAAATAGAGTAATAAAAGTTAGTTGGGTAACAGAAGATGCAGAAAATACAAAATTCGTTACACATCTTTTAATAGAAATGGAAAACAAATCTGTTCTTGATGATATAAGAAGAAAAATAAAAAATGAAAAAGCTAATATAGAAATGTATGAAACCACAAGAAAAACTGATAGAATAGATCTAAAGATGCGATTAGCTGTAAAAGATGTACAACATCTAATGAGAGTGTTAACGGCAATAAAAAATATAAAGGGAGTATATAGTGTAAGGAGGAGTTAAAGTTGAGAGCTGTATTGCAAAGAGTAAAAAAAGCTTCTGTGGTAGTTGAAAATGAAATAGTTGGAAAAATTGGAAAGGGAATTTTAGTTCTACTTGGAGTAGGGCATAACGATACAGAAAACGATATAAAGTGGTTAGCAGATAAAATAATGAATTTAAGGATTTTTGAAGATGAAAATGATAAGATGAATTTGTCCTTGCTTGATATAAAGGGAGAAATACTTGTTGTATCTCAATTTACATTATATGGAGATTGTAGAAAAGGCAGAAGACCTTCGTATTCAAATGCAGCGAAACCCGATAAAGCTAATGAATATTATGAGAAGTTTATGAAATATATTGAAGACAATTATAATATAAAGGTTGAAAGAGGGATTTTTCAAGCAGAAATGGAAGTTGAGTTAATAAATGACGGCCCAGTAACTTTGTTATTAGATTCAGAAAAAACATTTTAAAAAAAATTTGGAGGTGTTATTATGAAAGAAGTTGAAATTACAGTATTCGTATATTCTGAACAACCTTTTGATGTACATATTAGCAGTGAAGGAGCTCAATATGGAGTAACTCCTCAAAATGTGCATAAAATATATAGAGGTGAAGAAAAACCTGCTAAAGGTGTTGTTGTGAAATTTAAATTACCAGATGGAACAAAAAAATATGTAAGAGGGGAATAAAGAAAATATGAGTAATTTATATCTTATAGATGGAAGCGGAGTAGCATATAGAGCATTTTTTGCATTGGATCAGGAATTGCAAACATCAACAGGAATTCCAACTAATGCAATCTATGGTGTTACCAAAATGCTTATAAAAATCTTAAAAAAATATATAAAAACAAATGAAGATGCAGTTATTTTCGTAATGGATAAAAAAACTGTAACCTATAGGCACAAATTATTAGAACAGTATAAAGCTAACAGACCTGAAACACCTAAAATATTCAAAGAGCAAATACCTTATATACTTGAAATGGTTAATGCACTTGGAATAAAGACAATTGCTGAAGAAGGTGTTGAGGCAGATGATGTTATAGCAACATTGGCTTTAAAAGGAAAGGAAAAATTTAAAAATATTTATATTCTTTCTTCCGATAAAGATTTAATGCAGTTAATAGATGAGAAAATAAAAATGTTAAGAATTGGCAGAGGTATTACCGATTTAATAGAATATGATATAGAAAAAGTTAAAGAGAGATATGGATTTGAACCTAAAAAAATTCAAGATTTTCTTGCATTAACTGGAGACACTGCGGATAATATTCCTGGTGTAAAAGGAATTGGAGAAAAAACGGCTACAAAGCTTATAAAAGAGTATGGGACTCTTGAAGAAATATATAAAAATGTTAGAAATACAACTAAATCCATACAGAAAAAATTAACAGAAGGAAAAGATATGGCATTTTTAAGTAAAAAATTGGTTCAATTAATTACAGA
This is a stretch of genomic DNA from Marinitoga piezophila KA3. It encodes these proteins:
- the fabG gene encoding 3-oxoacyl-[acyl-carrier-protein] reductase produces the protein MKLENKICVVTGANRGIGKKISEVFVSEGATVLGFARNLDALKKVEEELNEKGPGKFIGYKVDVSNSDEINNTVKTIAKEFKRIDVLVNNAGVTKDMLLLLMKEEDFDFVINVNLKGVFLVTKAVAKVMRKQKEGSIINISSVVGLEGNIGQTNYSASKAGVIGMTKTWAKELTMKGEQIRVNAVAPGFIETDMTKELNEDFKKAALERILLKRMGSAEEVAKVVLFLASDDSSYITGQVIRVDGGIAL
- the dtd gene encoding D-aminoacyl-tRNA deacylase, encoding MRAVLQRVKKASVVVENEIVGKIGKGILVLLGVGHNDTENDIKWLADKIMNLRIFEDENDKMNLSLLDIKGEILVVSQFTLYGDCRKGRRPSYSNAAKPDKANEYYEKFMKYIEDNYNIKVERGIFQAEMEVELINDGPVTLLLDSEKTF
- a CDS encoding RelA/SpoT family protein codes for the protein MEQEFREYITEIENILEKKLPDESIEILRKAYYLAKEAHNGQMRASGEPFFEHPKAVSKILAELKMDVESIASALLHDVVEDCDVPIEKITNEFGPEISRIVDGVTKISNLKLNEKLNKVDMKSLEKIETIRKMLLAMSNDIRVIIVKLADRLHNMRTLQYVPYKKQVIKSQETLKIYAPIAHRLGIHKIKAELEDLSFKYLYPEAYEDLKRKLEERVSNVHDRMEEYKTTIKEQLEKHNIKATLQGRTKHLYSIWEKMLRKNKSFEDIYDFIALRIITESPTACYAALGVVHSVWRPVPGRIKDYIAVPKSNGYRSIHTTVITNKGETLEIQIRDWEMHEESEYGLAAHWAYKQGVDAKKMYFVKRLMDLHKEIAQSAFNMSEIEEELQAHEVFVFTPKGEILHLPYGATPIDFAYAIHTNVGNHFAGAKVNGRIVPISYELQNGDIVEIIVNRNSSGPSIDWLKYAKSSRTKHKIKRYYRLKNEKNLEEKGRDKIREIAKDLDMSIDNLIHEIRNNEIFCEKHKIKNEEELYIRLGFGDLNPREIYKLFEKKEEPRIEEKKEEVHHITYKRKGVGVIVDGQEGIDVYFAKCCNPVLGDDIIGIVSRRGIGIHRRNCMNIREVPPNRVIKVSWVTEDAENTKFVTHLLIEMENKSVLDDIRRKIKNEKANIEMYETTRKTDRIDLKMRLAVKDVQHLMRVLTAIKNIKGVYSVRRS